A window from Malassezia restricta chromosome I, complete sequence encodes these proteins:
- a CDS encoding SWI/SNF chromatin-remodeling complex subunit SWI1, which translates to MDISSWFRIHNEMQQQQQAQVPNLAYQLSQQQQNQEQQQQQLQQQQQLQQQQQLQQQQQQQLQQQQQQQQQQLQQQQLQQQQLQQQQLQQQQLQQQQLQQQQQLQQYTQIPQSPFPLSQQQPQQHAQQVQQQAQLQQLQRLQQAQNQAQPAPNVIGQPSAAIINPVQPMQSQSAMAPEMSAQQRRSTPSAPSISPVQMLQSIQANMNMVQRQWAMVNAQQDTPNKTSALQYLTTQMQRLMSMHESVLNASRNSVTPDSNASGSSMNAPPLNQTANPLTPTHPPGEPRSWDPATTAPHSYPLSVNQIAQPEQKHTADSVALAQPSDPSFVAPSNVQTKPMVSPVVSTPAVPSTQSPPQPSNAVPRDFLSAVYLFYSQRGMILAPDFASPFVGPATTPNETRSIDLQRLFTKVLSMGGSDHIFSVQNGWALVAQQLDLAVGPPTSSTPPSAIPTPGEVPARLAAYYVRRLLPFEKSWIATQRAHSEASKPAIPTPPTSVPAPTELPTAPVQTSAPVPVPTPTPTAATASNPFINMEPTQVQMVVGQHLNQLQNLVAAGQLSPQLAMARYAATQQALQAYNNERAASLQRPTEPGPVAPTPAAAPKVAKPTANLAPPVPVPPPAQVPAPEAPSTVERPPETDSPKPIDSPKPSQPPREVLTRYEIEYIPTNIRLSTFGGRDLNRLDEELAPRLAQCAGTRGVHELGVVDVHALIMSLKSGLAVEISYALNALLIVSAGADAPSDFQLSLAQCDDLLDVLLDVLASHAPCDSDTSLDHLLQDSLLTYCDAIDLALAEEAEICVRRRQSKTQSEEHEADRRVAVAQVVLTILRNLSVMPENCTYLATHKRFIPMMASLLRTIQRDQRWDTAHGTALAAFSLRELLHIRKDVLTMMLGVAGEALELRRFAVDTIAALVDLLRFFVLDAVEFEQRHGTSSDALERASSSALVFHAPHHIFLALQALSLLTLPDANRDVLAYCIPLSVQIQLVSRLITLLPISVSDFRRFASLTRLEYTETAAICLYNLIYLAPLAVKTAIRDTLGVPGILFRAVKHLIMSTRDYAQNPYDVLCRRLIETAHLLIDDKDSLDESPLLGMYWPPTDEKDHTKSSEQTTILTGHDETVIDMLIRTSNVDAGMTSELLALV; encoded by the coding sequence ATGGACATATCATCATGGTTTCGAATACACAATGAAATgcaacagcagcagcaggcacaAGTACCAAATTTAGCATATCAATTATCTCAACAGCAGCAAAATCAAgaacagcagcagcaacagCTACAGCAACAACAGCAGCTACAACAGCAACAGCAGCTACAGCAACAACAGCAACAACAGCTACAGCAACAACAGCAacaacagcagcagcaattacagcagcagcaattacagcagcagcaattacagcagcagcaattacagcagcagcaattacagcagcagcaattacagcagcagcagcaattGCAGCAGTACACACAAATCCCTCAATCACCTTTTCCATTGTCGCAacagcagccacagcagcacgcTCAACAAGTACAGCAGCAAgcacagctgcagcagctaCAGCGACTACAACAGGCTCAAAATCAAGCTCAACCTGCACCGAATGTAATAGGCCAGCCGTCTGCAGCGATCATCAATCCTGTGCAGCCAATGCAGTCGCAGTCTGCTATGGCACCTGAAATGTCTGCGCAGCAGCGGAGAAGCACACCTTCTGCACCCTCCATATCACCAGTTCAAATGCTGCAGTCTATTCAGGCCAATATGAACATGGTACAGCGGCAATGGGCTATGGTAAATGCACAACAAGATACTCCCAATAAGACATCTGCATTGCAATATCTTACAACACAGATGCAGCGACTCATGTCAATGCATGAGTCTGTGCTGAATGCTTCGCGAAACTCTGTGACTCCTGATTCCAACGCATCCGGCAGCAGTATGAACGCACCTCCTTTGAACCAGACTGCCAATCCTTTGACTCCTACGCACCCGCCTGGGGAGCCGAGGTCATGGGATCCTGCAACTACTGCACCGCATTCATACCCTTTGTCTGTAAATCAAATTGCGCAGCCGGAGCAAAAGCATACTGCCGACTCGGTCGCTCTGGCGCAGCCGTCTGATCCGTCGTTTGTCGCGCCCTCAAACGTACAGACTAAGCCTATGGTCTCACCTGTTGTGTCAACGCCAGCTGTACCGTCAACACAATCACCACCACAGCCATCCAACGCTGTGCCGCGTGACTTTTTGTCCGCTGTATACCTGTTTTATTCGCAGCGTGGAATGATATTGGCGCCAGACTTTGCATCGCCTTTTGTTGGGCCTGCCACAACACCAAACGAGACGCGCTCCATTGATTTACAGCGCCTTTTCACGAAAGTGTTAAGCATGGGTGGTTCAGATCACATATTCTCTGTTCAGAATGGATGGGCTTTGGTGGCACAACAACTGGATCTGGCAGTTGGGCCGCCCACCAGCTCAACGCCACCGAGTGCAATTCCTACTCCTGGAGAAGTGCCTGCTCGACTTGCGGCGTACTACGTGCGTCGCTTGCTGCCCTTTGAAAAGTCGTGGATAGCCACGCAACGCGCCCACTCAGAGGCGTCTAAACCTGCTATTCCGACGCCACCAACATCCGTGCCCGCTCCCACCGAATTGCCAACGGCACCTGTTCAGACTTCTGCCCCTGTACCTGTGCCTACGCCAACGCCTACCGCAGCAACGGCGTCGAATCCGTTTATCAATATGGAGCCCACACAAGTGCAGATGGTCGTAGGCCAGCACTTGAATCAACTCCAGAACCTTGTGGCAGCTGGGCAGCTTTCGCCACAATTAGCAATGGCGCGGTATGCGGCTACGCAGCAAGCCCTTCAGGCATATAACAATGAGCGTGCCGCAAGCTTGCAGCGACCCACTGAGCCAGGGCCAGTTGCCCCCACCccagctgcagcaccgAAGGTGGCGAAACCGACGGCCAACTTGGCCCCGCCAGTCCCCGTGCCGCCTCCAGCGCAAGTGCCAGCTCCTGAAGCGCCCTCAACGGTCGAGCGACCTCCTGAAACCGACTCGCCCAAGCCCATTGACTCGCCCAAGCCGAGTCAGCCTCCGAGAGAAGTATTAACGCGATATGAAATTGAGTATATCCCGACCAATATTCGGCTTTCTACGTTTGGTGGCCGTGATTTAAATCGCTTGGATGAGGAATTGGCTCCGCGTCTCGCGCAATGTGCAGGGACACGCGGTGTGCATGAATTAGGCGTGGTGGATGTTCATGCGTTGATCATGTCGCTCAAGTCCGGCTTGGCCGTCGAAATCTCGTATGCGCTCAATGCCCTTCTTATTGTGTCGGCTGgagctgatgcgccgtcCGATTTCCAGCTGTCACTTGCTCAATGCGATGACTTGCTAGATGTTCTACTAGATGTGCTTGCTTCGCATGCCCCGTGTGATTCAGACACGTCGCTAGACCATTTGCTGCAAGATTCGCTGTTGACATACTGTGATGCTATTGATCTAGCGCTCGCCGAGGAAGCTGAAATTTGTGTTCGACGGCGGCAAAGTAAGACACAATCAGAGGAACATGAAGCCGATCGGCGCGTAGCTGTGGCACAGGTCGTCCTGACAATTCTGCGTAATTTGTCCGTCATGCCAGAAAACTGCACTTACTTGGCGACGCATAAGCGTTTTATACCCATGATGGCTTCTCTACTTCGAACCATTCAGCGTGATCAGCGCTGGGACACAGCACATGGCACAGCATTGGCGGCATTTTCACTTCGCGAATTACTTCATATCAGAAAAGACGTATTGACGATGATGTTGGGCGTTGCAGGCGAAGCACTCGAGTTGCGTCGCTTTGCTGTCGACACGATAGCAGCTTTGGTGGATCTACTGCGCTTTTtcgtgctggatgctgTCGAGTTCGAACAGAGGCACGGCACCTCCTCtgatgcgctggaacgTGCCTCATCTTCGGCCCTCGTTTTCCATGCACCGCATCACATCTTTTTGGCATTGCAAGCACTCTCGCTCTTGACGTTGCCTGATGCGAATCGTGATGTGCTGGCATACTGTATCCCACTTTCTGTCCAAATACAGCTCGTGTCGCGTCTCATTACGCTCTTGCCTATATCTGTGTCTGATTTTCGCCGCTTTGCGAGTCTCACACGGTTAGAGTACACGGAAACGGCCGCTATTTGCCTATACAACCTAATATACCTTGCGCCACTGGCAGTCAAGACAGCGATACGCGATACACTTGGCGTGCCTGGCATCTTGTTTCGCGCTGTCAAGCATCTTATTATGAGTACTCGAGACTATGCTCAGAACCCCTACGATGTACTGTGTCGCCGTCTTATTGAGACAGCCCATTTGCTCATTGATGACAAAGATTCGTTGGACGAGTCGCCGCTACTCGGTATGTATTGGCCGCCGACCGATGAAAAAGACCATACCAAGTCGTCTGAACAAACGACAATCCTTACTGGTCACGACGAGACTGTCATTGACATGTTGATACGAACATCAAATGTCGATGCAGGCATGACAAGCGAGCTTCTGGCTCTGGTGTAA
- a CDS encoding AHNAK nucleoprotein: protein MLSTTTLIVALTVGLCGGVLVISAISFVSAYLVRRHWLAQRKECEERVRIHASSSILPSSTGAHLASPPFRPYINPEKVEEDSSPASLAHVDNPAPLLPIHSPSPTKSLKCTQPRPSLDTENLLVQDRGSMPTTQSPTSNSIFRSQTLSSKYKLNLSRASVRNASLRCSRMSQNVLSRLPSQFRSNRSSRQISLESGESLGMPEDQIPMARRIQRKEQRFQYDSSSYSSSVATPEGCLPESEAMMPPPPAMLKSDSPRNKEALFDRIMAWQETSAVNVSPDSDEAHSDIADLPSPSKWRHDKPRLQRQVTQSSMYSMGSESMCSHTTISDVINPYMQSQSHTPILRIPSIRPQFMAETSLESWLGPEDPRRTAKSGQGVAPSPTTLFREVPMAAPEVNAHESVSAHTAPSVHGTQLEHPRTSVHLLAPPETPSPKRVSLTSTDTKETPTTDVPIFLSPADKAALPQPTSYTPSNSSRSSYRSSARFSGYSPQHWKHLSNETAGTEITWVEEAEEEEEAECKAKAVEPSSPPSPRHSPDRPQNIQIDMEAEVKHAAHPPAPRRDVSAATMVEAIGYAYDPTDLGSDVYAQTPRIPSARYPAAPSPPSATLPLRNVHSSTPDSADSESVATERDSHSAPSTLSQNAIVGSPMQTMQAWFQMAGEKTPLAKETVSLRGPRAMV from the coding sequence ATGTTAAGCACTACGACCCTGATTGTGGCACTTACAGTAGGACTGTGCGGCGGAGTGCTGGTCATTTCCGCCATCAGTTTCGTCAGTGCCTATCTTGTGCGCCGCCACTGGCTGGCCCAGCGCAAAGAATGTGAGGAGCGTGTGCGCATTCACGCGTCGAGCTCCATCTTACCCAgcagcacaggcgctcACCTTGCGTCGCCGCCGTTTCGACCGTACATCAACCCCGAGAAAGTCGAAGAGGATTCAAGTCCTGCGAGTCTGGCCCATGTCGATAATCCTGCGCCATTGCTGCCGATCCACTCACCGTCACCGACGAAATCGCTGAAGTGTACCCAGCCCAGGCCTTCGCTCGACACGGAGAACTTACTCGTACAGGACCGTGGATCCATGCCAACGACGCAAAGTCCGACTTCGAACTCAATCTTTCGCTCGCAAACGCTTTCAAGCAAATACAAGCTTAActtgtcgcgcgcctccGTTCGCAATGCTAGTTTGCGGTGCTCGCGCATGAGCCAAAACGTCCTTTCTCGACTGCCTTCACAATTTCGGTCGAACCGCTCCAGCCGTCAGATTTCACTGGAATCTGGCGAGTCATTGGGCATGCCTGAAGACCAAATACCTATGGCTCGGCGCATTCAGCGAAAAGAACAACGCTTCCAATACGATTCGAGCTCGTACTCATCCTCCGTCGCGACGCCCGAAGGTTGTTTGCCAGAGTCGGAAGCTATGatgccaccaccgccgGCCATGCTCAAGTCTGACAGCCCACGCAATAAAGAGGCCCTGTTTGACCGGATCATGGCATGGCAAGAAACGAGTGCCGTGAACGTGTCGCCCGACAGCGACGAGGCTCATTCTGACATTGCTGATTTACCATCGCCATCCAAGTGGCGCCATGATAAGCCGCGACTGCAGCGCCAAGTGACGCAGTCCTCCATGTACTCGATGGGCTCAGAATCCATGTGTTCTCACACAACGATAAGCGACGTGATCAATCCGTACATGCAATCACAGTCACACACGCCAATTCTGCGCATCCCTTCCATTCGCCCGCAGTTCATGGCAGAGACATCGCTCGAAAGCTGGCTCGGTCCTGAGGATCCACGGCGCACGGCTAAAAGCGGACAGGGTGTGGCGCCTAGTCCCACCACCCTTTTCCGTGAGGTGCCTATGGCTGCACCTGAAGTCAATGCTCATGAGTCTGTATCTGCTcacacggcgccgtcggtCCACGGCACACAACTTGAGCACCCACGCACATCTGTACATCTGCTGGCACCTCCAGAGACGCCATCTCCTAAGCGTGTCTCGTTGACATCCACCGACACGAAAGAGACACCGACAACCGACGTGCCCATTTTCTTGTCTCCCGCTGATAAAGCTGCCCTTCCGCAGCCTACATCTTATACGCCCTCCAactcgtcgcgctcgtcgtaTCGCAGCAGTGCGCGGTTCTCGGGCTACTCACCTCAGCACTGGAAACATCTATCGAACGAGACAGCCGGTACTGAAATCACTTGGGTTGAAGAAgccgaagaagaggaagaagctgAGTGCAAGGCAAAGGCAGTCGAGCCATCCTCGCCCCCCTCTCCGCGCCACTCCCCCGATCGGCCGCAAAACATACAAATCGACATGGAAGCGGAGGTCAAGCATGCCGCTCACCCAcctgctcctcgtcgtgACGTGTCGGCAGCTACGATGGTCGAGGCTATAGGCTACGCATACGATCCCACTGACCTCGGCTCGGATGTGTATGCACAAACACCCCGCATTCCGTCTGCGAGGTATCCAGCGGCGCCATCGCCACCATCTGCTACTTTGCCTTTACGCAACGTACACTCCTCGACACCCGACTCGGCTGACTCTGAGTCTGTTGCTACAGAACGTGATTCACATTCAGCTCCCTCGACTTTGTCTCAAAATGCCATTGTGGGCTCACCGATGCAAACGATGCAGGCATGGTTCCAAATGGCAGGAGAGAAGACACCTCTCGCCAAGGAGACCGTATCGCTGCGAGGTCCCAGAGCGATGGTGTGA
- a CDS encoding DNA-3-methyladenine glycosylase II, producing the protein MSQVVETSKSSASISTMRRSARLQQKPSIEDTLRDDVESPAPKKVKRAATHEAELPLLSEDQVALCTTLAQPRLSFSLEDARDHLCKVDARFSSLFAQMDLKAYKDLESSKELNLFRVLTTSILGQQISWMAARSIVYKFCRLFSPHLPKDPDMNHVNRDELPFPTPLQLLQATDEQLRSAGLSMSKIKYVRDVAQRFGDGRLDVRRIVHLDPETCIQELTEIKGVGRWTAEMLLMFALRSPDILPVGDLGVQRGIVRFYLSNAASLTVSERKRKADYASQKREDQPGPLPPGPISHAELKNRSNGNKTKKKMYLDDHEMVALAAPWAPYRSVACMFMWSIEDH; encoded by the coding sequence ATGTCCCAAGTCGTGGAGACATCcaagtcgagcgcgagcatcAGCACGATGCGACGTTCAGCGCGTCTGCAACAAAAGCCGTCTATAGAAGATACTCTGCGCGATGATGTCGAATCGCCCGCACCGAAAAAAGTGAAGCGTGCTGCAACGCATGAGGCTGAGCTACCACTGCTGTCTGAAGATCAGGTGGCTCTATGCACGACATTGGCTCAGCCAAGGCTTTCCTTCTCGCTAGAAGATGCGCGAGACCACCTGTGCAAGGTCGATGCAAGGTTTTCGTCCCTCTTCGCTCAAATGGATCTGAAAGCGTATAAGGACCTAGAAAGTAGTAAGGAGCTCAACTTATTTCGCGTACTTACCACATCCATTCTGGGGCAGCAGATATCATGGATGGCTGCGCGTAGTATTGTCTACAAATTCTGCCGCTTATTTTCACCGCATTTACCAAAGGATCCTGACATGAACCATGTAAATCGAGACGAGCTCCCATTCCCCACGCCACTCCAATTACTACAAGCCACGGACGAGCAGCTTCGCTCAGCTGGACTCAGCATGAGCAAAATCAAATATGTTCGTGATGTAGCACAAAGATTCGGAGATGGCCGCTTGGATGTGCGCAGGATAGTTCATTTGGACCCAGAGACTTGCATCCAAGAACTCACTGAGATCAAAGGGGTGGGTCGTTGGACAGCTGAAATGCTTCTTATGTTTGCTTTACGGAGCCCAGACATTTTACCCGTCGGCGATTTGGGTGTACAACGCGGTATTGTACGATTCTATCTATCTAATGCAGCATCTCTGACTGTCTCAGAACGCAAGCGCAAAGCTGACTATGCTTCACAGAAAAGGGAGGACCAACCAGGCCCTCTTCCACCAGGACCTATATCGCACGCAGAACTCAAGAATCGCTCGAACGGAAACAAAACTAAAAAGAAAATGTACCTAGACGATCACGAGATGGTGGCGCTCGCTGCTCCTTGGGCGCCGTACCGCTCGGTGGCATGTATGTTCATGTGGTCCATAGAAGATCACTAA
- a CDS encoding 26S proteasome regulatory subunit N1, translating into MGRDESQAQKIPVLSRDPEVKEDDKPQHSKELRPSESKVNDELSEEDQQLKTELEMLVERLSEDNTQMHRPALEALRNLIRSSTTSMTSVPKPLKFLRPHYDQLKSVYEKWMTANNEKVLFAEILSVLAMTYSNNGKHETLMFRLRADDMRSSPTTAENLGDWGHEYVRQLCSEVGEEYNTRLEKEQDTSELLRLALLVVEFSLKHHAEIDAVDLLLEIEAVDQLPQYVDKDTFERVCLYLVSCVNLLVPPDDIMFLRTARTIYRNHQRYYEALVISVRLMDADLIREDFWSPKNPTMQKQMAFLLARQQIPLEWIQNESEPITDQALLDCLFHTNLSSHFINFAKELSVYEPKTPEDVCKTELETSRPAGADSARANLANAFVNAFVNAGFGNDPLVVGAEEGDSYVYKTKDHGKLSAAASAGLSLMWDTELGLSHIDKFTYSSNEFVKAGALLAYGILHNGVRTEMDAPLALLSEHVESKSAPLQHSSVVGLGLAYAGAHREEVMALLLPYVQDESTSMSTAALCALALGFVFIGSAHDEIVPSILQTMMERDPSQLDDKWMRFMSLGLALLFLGKQDASDATIEALKAIDHPVSRETQILVDACSYAGTGNVLKIQTLLHYCAEHVTNEAKKEGDDSQMAEDATEESRDLYQAFSVLAIALVAMGEDVGAEMTLRHMSHLMHYGDPVIRRTVPLALALLNPSNPVISVLDTLSKYSHDSDLDVAVLSIFSMGLVGAGTNNARLAQRLRQLASYYAKEPDCLFAVRVAQGLVHMGKGTLGIDPYHTDRQLFSYTAVAGLLSTLISLTDVRNFVLDRSHWMLFFLTAAMRPRFLITLDESLEPLPVSVRVGKAVDVVGQAGKPRTISGFQTHTTPVRLGSHERGVLGTEEYLSYTPIMEHFVILHKNPGSSSDDATNM; encoded by the coding sequence ATGGGACGCGACGAATCGCAAGCCCAAAAAATTCCCGTGCTCTCGCGGGATCCTGAAGTGAAAGAGGATGATAAGCCACAGCATTCGAAGGAGCTGCGCCCATCAGAGAGTAAAGTCAACGACGAGCTGAGTGAAGAAGATCAACAGCTCAAGACCGAGCTGGAGATGCTCGTCGAGAGACTCTCAGAGGACAATACACAAATGCACCGAccggcgctcgaggcactTCGTAACTTGATTCGCTCAAGCACAACGTCCATGACGTCTGTACCCAAACCGCTCAAGTTCCTGCGTCCACACTATGACCAGCTCAAGTCAGTCTACGAAAAGTGGATGACAGCCAACAACGAAAAAGTGCTATTTGCCGAGATCTTAAGTGTGTTGGCCATGACATACTCAAATAATGGAAAGCATGAAACGCTCATGTTCCGTCTGCGTGCTGATGACATGCGTTCGTCGCCAACGACGGCCGAAAACCTGGGCGATTGGGGCCATGAATACGTTCGGCAATTGTGCTCCGAGGTGGGCGAAGAGTATAACACGCGCCTAGAAAAAGAACAAGATACATCAGAGCTTCTACGCTTGGCATTGCTGGTGGTGGAATTCAGTCTGAAACATCATGCTGAGATTGACGCTGTGGATCTGTTACTGGAGATCGAGGCCGTGGATCAGTTGCCGCAATATGTTGACAAAGACACATTCGAGCGAGTCTGCTTGTACTTGGTGAGCTGCGTCAATTTGCTTGTTCCTCCAGACGATATCATGTTCTTGCGCACAGCGCGTACGATCTACCGCAATCACCAGCGCTACTATGAAGCTTTGGTGATCAGCGTGCGTTTGATGGATGCTGATCTAATTCGGGAAGATTTCTGGTCCCCGAAGAACCCGACTATGCAGAAGCAAATGGCCTTTTTGTTGGCGCGTCAGCAAATTCCCTTGGAGTGGATTCAGAACGAGTCGGAGCCTATCACGGATCAAGCACTGCTGGACTGCTTGTTTCATACCAACCTTTCATCTCACTTCATCAATTTTGCCAAAGAACTTTCAGTGTATGAACCCAAGACGCCAGAAGACGTGTGCAAGACAGAATTGGAAACGTCGCGCCCGGCGGGTGCTGACTCCGCACGTGCAAATCTTGCCAATGCTTTCGTGAATGCGTTCGTGAATGCTGGGTTTGGAAATGATCCGCTTGTGGTTGGAGCCGAAGAGGGCGATAGCTATGTGTACAAGACGAAGGACCACGGCAAGCTCTCCGCAGCAGCTAGTGCCGGTCTGAGTCTCATGTGGGACACAGAGCTGGGCCTAAGCCACATTGACAAATTTACTTACTCTTCTAACGAATTTGTTAAGGCGGGTGCGTTGCTTGCCTACGGTATCCTACACAATGGCGTGCGTACAGAAatggacgcgccgctcgcgcttcTCTCTGAACATGTGGAAAGCAAGAGTGCGCCCTTACAGCATTCTTCGGTTGTAGGATTGGGTCTGGCCTATGccggcgcgcatcgcgagGAAGTAATGGCACTGCTTCTGCCATACGTGCAGGATGAGTCAACTTCGATGAGCACAGCAGCACTGTGTGCATTGGCCCTTGGATTTGTATTTATCGGATCAGCGCACGACGAAATCGTGCCTAGTATTCTGCAAACCATGATGGAGCGTGATCCTTCGCAGCTGGATGACAAGTGGATGCGTTTCATGTCACTCGGTTTGGCGCTCCTGTTCCTTGGTAAACAAGATGCATCTGATGCGACGATTGAAGCGCTCAAAGCCATTGACCACCCAGTGTCTCGTGAGACACAAATTCTCGTGGATGCATGCAGTTATGCAGGCACAGGAAATGTGCTCAAGATTCAGACACTTTTGCACTATTGTGCTGAGCATGTGACGAACGAGGCCAAGAAAGAAGGTGATGACTCACAAATGGCCGAAGATGCTACAGAGGAGTCGCGTGATTTGTACCAGGCATTTTCTGTGCTTGCTATTGCGCTTGTGGCAATGGGCGAAGACGTCGGTGCTGAAATGACACTAAGGCACATGTCCCATCTCATGCACTACGGTGACCCAGTAATTCGCCGGACAGTTCCATTAGCCCTCGCCCTTTTGAACCCATCGAACCCGGTGATATCTGTGCTGGATACGCTGAGCAAGTACTCTCACGACAGTGACCTCGACGTGGCTGTGCTGTCCATCTTCTCCATGGGTCTCGTGGGTGCTGGTACGAACAATGCTCGACTTGCACAGCGTCTCCGTCAGCTGGCGAGTTACTATGCCAAGGAGCCGGACTGCTTGTTCGCTGTTCGTGTCGCCCAAGGTCTTGTGCACATGGGTAAAGGCACACTGGGCATTGATCCGTACCACACAGACCGCCAACTGTTTAGTTACACGGCCGTTGCGGGCCTGCTGTCCACACTGATAAGTCTCACAGATGTGCGGAACTTTGTGCTCGACCGCTCGCATTGGATGCTGTTCTTCTTGACGGCTGCGATGCGACCACGCTTCCTGATTACCTTGGATGAGTCACTGGAACCTTTGCCTGTATCTGTGCGTGTGGGTAAGGCTGTTGATGTGGTGGGTCAGGCGGGTAAACCTCGCACCATTTCTGGCTTCCAAACGCATACAACGCCTGTGCGGCTTGGATCACACGAACGTGGTGTTCTGGGAACGGAAGAATACCTTTCTTACACGCCGATCATGGAACACTTTGTCATACTGCACAAGAACCCGGGCAGTTCGTCGGATGATGCGACAAACATGTAG